In Streptomyces chartreusis NRRL 3882, the following are encoded in one genomic region:
- a CDS encoding ABC transporter substrate-binding protein: MKQRTLWSVTLVAGLVVLAGCGSASDPDAASGGSKGKLVVWDWKSGDATASSYVKKAKADFAQRHPGVTVEFVAQPFDQYYTLLGAAIQAGKGPDVMLFNGGGQIRDRADSLLPLDEYVRDDRKRLAGWDAFTKDGKTYAAPVTLQGHPIYYNKSLYRKAGLDPEQPATRWDEFVADCRTLTKATGARCFAQGNKEGIGIQFFLSGLGSGVLSPKEYDDWIAGRRDWSSPAVKRVFSLWKEVNDKDLNNDGANSTAMFNDAFAVFQSNKAAHVIGLMSDTGHWKDFTEFLDADDVGVMKSPVVMAGATPSLPYDGGIGYAVAKWTKDPEVAADLVRSLTSTDALKSFYADAGAIAADRTVDVSGGGPAVATIVSGIDRGKPALHVALPSRTVELMGRLSQQLLSGSVTVDAAVRQLAASDQAG, translated from the coding sequence ATGAAGCAACGAACACTGTGGTCGGTGACCCTGGTTGCCGGCCTCGTCGTCTTAGCCGGCTGCGGCAGCGCCTCCGACCCGGATGCGGCGTCCGGTGGTTCGAAGGGCAAGCTCGTCGTCTGGGACTGGAAGTCCGGCGACGCCACAGCGTCCTCCTACGTCAAGAAGGCCAAGGCCGACTTCGCCCAGCGGCATCCCGGCGTGACGGTCGAGTTCGTCGCGCAGCCGTTCGATCAGTACTACACCCTGCTCGGGGCCGCCATCCAAGCCGGCAAGGGGCCGGACGTCATGCTCTTCAACGGTGGCGGGCAGATCCGTGACCGCGCGGACTCCCTGCTGCCGCTGGACGAGTACGTCCGTGACGACAGGAAGCGGCTGGCCGGGTGGGATGCCTTCACCAAGGACGGCAAGACCTACGCCGCCCCGGTGACCTTGCAAGGTCACCCGATCTACTACAACAAGTCGCTGTACCGGAAGGCGGGGCTGGACCCGGAGCAGCCGGCCACCCGTTGGGACGAGTTCGTCGCCGACTGCCGGACCCTCACCAAGGCGACCGGTGCCAGATGCTTCGCGCAGGGCAACAAGGAAGGCATCGGCATACAGTTCTTCCTGTCCGGGCTCGGCTCGGGCGTCCTGTCGCCCAAGGAGTACGACGACTGGATCGCCGGCAGACGAGACTGGTCCTCGCCGGCGGTCAAGCGGGTCTTCTCGCTCTGGAAAGAGGTCAACGACAAAGACCTGAACAACGACGGGGCGAACTCGACGGCGATGTTCAACGACGCGTTCGCGGTGTTCCAGTCCAACAAGGCCGCCCACGTCATCGGGCTGATGTCGGACACCGGGCACTGGAAGGACTTCACCGAGTTCCTCGACGCCGACGACGTCGGCGTCATGAAGTCGCCGGTCGTCATGGCCGGCGCCACGCCGAGCCTTCCCTACGACGGCGGCATCGGCTACGCCGTCGCGAAGTGGACCAAGGACCCCGAGGTCGCCGCCGACCTGGTGCGATCCCTGACCTCGACCGACGCGCTGAAGTCGTTCTACGCCGACGCGGGCGCCATCGCGGCCGACCGCACCGTGGACGTCTCGGGCGGCGGCCCGGCCGTCGCCACCATCGTGTCCGGGATCGACCGTGGCAAGCCCGCTCTGCACGTGGCCCTGCCGTCCAGGACCGTGGAACTGATGGGGCGGCTGTCTCAGCAACTGCTGAGCGGATCGGTCACGGTGGACGCGGCGGTCAGGCAGCTGGCGGCGTCCGACCAAGCGGGCTGA
- a CDS encoding RICIN domain-containing protein: protein MFTPLTIGRRLLAGAATVGLTATAVVAFPAPASAAPRTVYVSPSGTGTDCSSERPCSLTGAQAAVRALNDAMSDDIVVQLADGVYRLAQPFRLTAEDSGSGGHKVVWRAAPSARPVITGARAVTGWSVADAARNIWKADVPAGLDARQLYVDGAVATRARTQVNRADFTASSAGMRFSSGALSYLNNLADQSRIEVEGVNSFTDRYSPVQSIRDNFITMQQPAWNNNNFGYDTLMRPHRAGPFYLSNAYEFLDSPGEWYLNPRAGTLYYIPRAGQNMSTADVELPTLQSLVNVGGTYSEPAHHITFSGITFTGTSWLGPSSNQGYVDQQTGAYISGNWNWPGFDSCHNGCTQFEAARPHWQQMPAAVQVSAANTITFSDSRFVNLGQTAIGIGNDAGAHASGVGLGAADITVTRSEIARSSAGGILVGGVRADAHHPGDQRMVNRDITISDNRIHDLGADYRGVVSVLTTYVTNSLVARNEVYNMPYSGMSIGYGWGANDAGGSNHYANRGLYNYQPRYTTPTTASNNRLIGNYIHDVMQQMNDGGCIYTLGWNPGAQISRNYCLRTNGYFGVYFDEGSKYYKATNNVFSNTGTWATANYWGGENMGNWTVTDNWSTNGSTNVTNGDRGNVVSGNVTVTNGNWPSGAQDVMASAGPQDTTPPPTTPQQIVGAQSGRCLTVPGTTNGAQAQLQDCTGAAGQTWTYTAGKQLTVNGDKCLDASGRGTTNGTAVIIWDCNGQNNQQWNVNPNGTITGVQSGLCLDANAGGTANGTRIILWSCNGGSNQQWAQR from the coding sequence ATGTTCACACCTCTCACGATAGGAAGGCGGCTTCTGGCCGGAGCCGCCACAGTCGGTTTGACCGCGACCGCCGTGGTGGCGTTCCCCGCGCCCGCGTCCGCGGCTCCCCGCACCGTGTACGTCTCGCCGTCCGGCACCGGCACCGACTGTTCCAGCGAGCGGCCGTGCTCACTGACAGGCGCGCAGGCGGCGGTGCGAGCACTCAACGACGCCATGTCGGACGACATCGTGGTGCAGTTGGCCGACGGTGTGTACCGACTGGCCCAGCCCTTCCGGCTGACGGCGGAGGACTCCGGCTCAGGCGGTCACAAGGTCGTGTGGCGGGCCGCCCCGTCCGCGCGTCCGGTGATCACCGGTGCCCGGGCGGTCACCGGCTGGTCGGTGGCCGACGCGGCCAGGAACATCTGGAAGGCCGACGTGCCCGCCGGTCTCGACGCCCGGCAGCTCTATGTCGACGGCGCCGTCGCCACCCGGGCACGCACCCAGGTCAACAGGGCCGATTTCACGGCCTCCAGCGCCGGAATGAGGTTCTCGAGCGGTGCGCTGAGCTATCTGAACAACCTGGCCGACCAGAGCCGGATCGAGGTGGAGGGCGTCAACTCCTTCACCGACCGGTACTCGCCGGTACAGAGCATCAGGGACAACTTCATCACGATGCAGCAGCCGGCGTGGAACAACAACAACTTCGGCTACGACACCCTCATGCGGCCACACCGGGCCGGTCCGTTCTACCTGTCCAACGCCTACGAGTTCCTGGACTCGCCCGGCGAGTGGTACCTCAACCCCAGGGCCGGAACCTTGTACTACATCCCCCGGGCCGGGCAGAACATGAGCACCGCCGACGTGGAACTGCCGACGCTGCAGTCGCTGGTGAACGTCGGTGGCACGTACAGCGAGCCGGCGCACCACATCACGTTCAGCGGGATCACCTTCACCGGTACGAGCTGGCTGGGCCCCAGCAGCAACCAGGGTTACGTGGACCAGCAGACCGGCGCGTACATCTCCGGCAACTGGAACTGGCCGGGCTTCGACTCCTGCCACAACGGCTGCACGCAGTTCGAGGCCGCCCGGCCGCACTGGCAGCAGATGCCGGCCGCCGTGCAGGTCTCCGCCGCCAACACCATCACCTTCAGCGACTCCCGGTTCGTCAACCTGGGCCAGACGGCCATCGGCATCGGCAATGACGCGGGCGCCCACGCCAGCGGTGTCGGCCTGGGCGCCGCCGACATCACGGTGACCCGGTCGGAGATCGCCCGGAGCTCAGCCGGCGGCATCCTCGTGGGCGGTGTGCGCGCCGACGCCCACCACCCCGGCGACCAGCGCATGGTCAACAGGGACATCACGATCAGCGACAACCGCATCCATGACCTCGGCGCGGACTACCGGGGTGTCGTCTCCGTCCTGACCACGTACGTCACCAACAGCCTCGTCGCCCGGAACGAGGTCTACAACATGCCGTACTCCGGCATGTCGATCGGGTACGGCTGGGGCGCCAACGACGCGGGCGGCAGCAACCACTACGCCAACCGAGGCCTGTACAACTACCAGCCGCGCTACACGACGCCGACCACCGCGTCCAACAACCGGCTCATCGGCAACTACATCCACGACGTCATGCAGCAGATGAACGACGGCGGCTGCATCTACACGCTCGGATGGAACCCGGGCGCGCAGATCAGCCGGAACTACTGCCTGCGGACCAACGGGTACTTCGGGGTGTACTTCGACGAGGGCTCGAAGTACTACAAGGCCACCAACAACGTCTTCTCGAACACCGGTACGTGGGCGACGGCCAATTACTGGGGTGGCGAGAACATGGGGAACTGGACCGTCACCGACAACTGGTCGACCAACGGCAGCACGAACGTGACCAACGGGGACCGCGGCAACGTGGTCTCCGGCAATGTGACGGTCACCAACGGCAACTGGCCTTCCGGCGCCCAGGACGTGATGGCGTCCGCCGGACCGCAGGACACCACCCCACCGCCGACGACGCCCCAGCAGATCGTGGGCGCGCAGTCCGGCCGCTGCCTGACCGTTCCCGGCACCACCAACGGCGCGCAGGCCCAACTCCAGGACTGCACCGGCGCGGCCGGCCAGACCTGGACCTACACCGCCGGAAAACAACTGACCGTCAACGGCGACAAGTGCCTCGACGCCAGCGGACGCGGCACCACCAACGGCACCGCGGTCATCATCTGGGACTGCAACGGCCAGAACAACCAGCAATGGAACGTCAACCCCAACGGCACCATCACCGGCGTCCAGTCCGGACTGTGCCTCGACGCCAACGCCGGCGGCACCGCCAACGGCACCAGGATCATCCTCTGGTCCTGCAACGGCGGCAGCAACCAGCAGTGGGCGCAGCGATAG
- a CDS encoding carbohydrate ABC transporter permease, with protein sequence MSRPGPGRWLVAVPMGLLAMATVYPLLFTANVAMKTRREYILDRFSLASTLRWDNLSTAWNSVGMGRYFLNSVIVVACAVALLLLIGSMAGFALAQVRFRGSSALALVCLTALFIPFQVIMVPLARIMADGGLIDTYPGLVLAYVAQFLPFTVFLLTSYYRAVPTELVDAARIDGNTLYGVYRRIMLPMGAPALLSVGILDALFCWNDVLISLLMMPSADHRTLMVGITSLRGQYSADIPTFAAGVLIAGLPVLVTYLFLQRQIADGVTAGATKG encoded by the coding sequence ATGTCCCGCCCGGGGCCGGGCAGATGGCTGGTCGCCGTGCCCATGGGCCTCCTCGCCATGGCGACGGTCTACCCGCTGCTGTTCACCGCCAACGTCGCGATGAAGACCCGCCGGGAGTACATCCTCGACCGGTTCTCCCTGGCGAGCACTCTCCGGTGGGACAACCTCAGCACCGCGTGGAACAGCGTCGGCATGGGGCGGTACTTCCTCAACTCCGTGATCGTGGTGGCCTGTGCCGTGGCGCTGTTGCTGCTGATCGGGTCCATGGCCGGGTTCGCGCTGGCCCAGGTGCGGTTCCGTGGCTCGTCCGCGCTGGCCCTGGTCTGCCTCACGGCACTGTTCATCCCATTCCAGGTGATCATGGTGCCGCTGGCCAGGATCATGGCCGACGGCGGTCTCATCGACACCTATCCCGGGCTGGTCCTCGCCTATGTCGCTCAGTTCCTGCCGTTCACCGTCTTCCTGCTGACGAGCTACTACCGAGCGGTGCCCACCGAACTCGTCGACGCCGCACGGATCGACGGAAACACCCTGTACGGCGTCTACCGGCGGATCATGCTGCCGATGGGTGCTCCGGCACTGCTGTCGGTGGGCATCCTCGACGCGCTGTTCTGCTGGAACGACGTGCTCATCTCGCTGCTGATGATGCCGTCGGCCGACCATCGCACCCTGATGGTGGGCATCACCTCACTGCGCGGCCAGTACTCCGCCGACATCCCCACCTTCGCAGCCGGTGTCCTGATCGCCGGGCTGCCCGTGTTGGTGACCTACCTGTTCCTGCAGCGCCAGATCGCCGACGGCGTGACGGCCGGCGCGACGAAGGGCTGA
- a CDS encoding FadR/GntR family transcriptional regulator: MTAVPQSSAEASEAPAWSRRPANLAAAVTAELVERIVRGVHPSGSPLPPEPVLCETFSVSRTVVREAVKILQEKGLVQVRQGAGTMVTPPAKWNMLDELVLRATITEDESLAILDHLVATRRALEADMANVAARLANAEVIDRLRSLVERMDELVDDPAAYHEEDRAFHDTVMQASGNRIGRAVVRSLERQVIDSARYVGRTGRAFCVASNHGHRRIYERIAAHDPRGAAEAMFTHITEAWVVRRSGPGEPTRLRR; encoded by the coding sequence ATGACGGCAGTACCGCAGTCATCCGCAGAGGCCTCCGAGGCCCCAGCCTGGAGCCGGCGCCCGGCGAACCTTGCCGCCGCGGTCACGGCTGAGCTGGTGGAGCGGATCGTCCGTGGAGTCCATCCGTCCGGTTCGCCGCTTCCCCCCGAGCCCGTACTCTGCGAGACCTTCTCGGTCAGCCGCACCGTGGTCCGCGAGGCGGTGAAGATCCTTCAGGAGAAGGGGCTGGTTCAGGTCCGCCAGGGCGCCGGCACGATGGTCACCCCGCCGGCGAAGTGGAACATGCTCGACGAGCTGGTCCTCCGCGCGACGATCACGGAGGACGAGAGCCTGGCCATCCTCGATCACCTCGTCGCGACCCGCCGCGCGCTGGAGGCCGACATGGCCAACGTCGCCGCCCGCCTGGCGAACGCCGAGGTGATCGACCGGCTACGCAGTCTGGTGGAGCGGATGGACGAGCTCGTCGACGACCCCGCCGCGTACCACGAAGAGGACCGGGCGTTCCACGACACCGTCATGCAGGCGTCAGGGAACCGCATCGGCCGTGCCGTGGTGCGTTCGCTGGAGCGTCAGGTCATCGACTCCGCCCGTTACGTGGGCCGAACCGGCCGCGCCTTCTGCGTCGCCTCCAACCACGGCCATCGGCGCATCTACGAGCGGATCGCCGCGCACGACCCCAGGGGTGCGGCCGAGGCGATGTTCACCCACATCACCGAGGCGTGGGTGGTGCGCCGCAGCGGACCGGGCGAGCCGACCCGACTACGGCGTTAG
- a CDS encoding carbohydrate ABC transporter permease, translated as MSPVGRRAERLAPYVLVAPAVLIIVVLRLWPLGLGVSFSFTGDGERNGATVGLDNYAELIHDPLFRTALRNVGWLVLLLPVAVAIPGLLATFIHLRVPGHSFFRSVYFFPAVLSPVIVGAIFNLLLAFDGPLNTVLGGSGVGPVDWLGDPDVAIFTVVGVHIWATAGMALVVFLAGFATLDSALLDAARVDGASLARMIWHVIIPGLSRTIQFVVVTTMIGMLTSMFGLLYVMTSGGPEGSTYLPEYYIWVQQGQMSRPALASAASTVLFLVMLVVGLLQVGLLRRAGRED; from the coding sequence ATGTCACCGGTCGGCCGGCGCGCCGAACGCCTCGCCCCCTACGTCCTGGTCGCTCCCGCTGTCCTGATCATCGTGGTGCTCCGGCTCTGGCCACTGGGACTGGGCGTCAGCTTCTCCTTCACCGGTGACGGCGAACGCAACGGCGCCACGGTGGGGCTCGACAACTACGCGGAGCTCATCCACGACCCGCTGTTCCGCACCGCGCTGCGCAACGTCGGATGGCTGGTGCTGCTGCTGCCGGTCGCGGTCGCGATCCCGGGACTGCTCGCCACCTTCATCCACCTGCGGGTGCCGGGGCATTCGTTCTTCCGGAGCGTCTACTTCTTCCCGGCCGTGCTCTCCCCGGTGATCGTCGGCGCGATCTTCAACCTGCTCCTGGCCTTCGACGGTCCGCTGAACACCGTGCTCGGCGGCTCGGGAGTCGGCCCGGTCGACTGGCTCGGCGATCCCGACGTAGCCATCTTCACCGTCGTCGGCGTGCACATCTGGGCGACGGCGGGGATGGCGCTGGTGGTGTTCCTGGCCGGGTTCGCGACCCTGGACTCCGCACTCCTGGACGCCGCCCGGGTCGACGGCGCCTCGCTCGCGCGGATGATCTGGCACGTCATCATCCCGGGTCTGTCCCGCACCATCCAGTTCGTCGTCGTCACCACGATGATCGGAATGCTGACCTCGATGTTCGGACTGCTCTACGTCATGACCAGTGGTGGCCCGGAAGGGTCGACATACCTGCCGGAGTACTACATCTGGGTCCAGCAGGGGCAGATGAGCCGCCCGGCGCTCGCCTCGGCCGCGTCCACCGTCCTCTTCCTCGTCATGCTGGTCGTGGGCCTGCTCCAGGTCGGCCTGCTGCGCCGGGCGGGGAGGGAGGACTGA